Proteins from a single region of Planctomycetia bacterium:
- a CDS encoding FliI/YscN family ATPase: MLELADQLDDILPAALEGRIVRTIGMTAAAAGFPAPVGALVEIQRHAGPPLEAEVIGFRDDLTLLFPFADLAGIRQGDRVRLKRTKNLLRVGEQLLGRVIDARGIAIDGRPQPMLSDRAPLDRKPPNPVERPRIDKPISTGVRVIDGLLTCGQGQRMGIFAGSGVGKSVTLGMMAKYTSADVNVIALIGERGRELNEFLERDLGPQGRARSVVVAATSDEPALLRVRAAFAATAVAEWFRDRGKNVLLIMDSLTRFALAQREIGLAAGEPPTTRGFPPSVFALLPKLVERAGRTKQGSITAFYSVLVEGDDENEPIADCVRGLLDGHTWLSRKIASRNHYPAVDVLASLSRLMSEVASPEHRDAAGIVRELMASYRDNEDLISIGAYRKGSNRTIDLAIEMQEIINTFLKQEVSESCTVAQAQQLLAQIKQICQQKVKAAVGNEPAAVGSR; encoded by the coding sequence ATGCTCGAACTTGCCGACCAACTCGACGACATTCTCCCCGCGGCGCTGGAAGGGCGGATCGTGCGCACGATCGGCATGACGGCCGCTGCGGCGGGCTTTCCGGCTCCGGTCGGGGCGCTGGTCGAGATCCAACGGCATGCCGGTCCGCCGCTGGAGGCCGAAGTGATCGGCTTTCGCGACGACCTCACGCTGCTGTTCCCCTTCGCCGATCTCGCCGGGATTCGCCAGGGAGATCGGGTCCGACTGAAACGAACGAAGAACCTGCTGCGCGTCGGCGAACAGTTGCTCGGGCGGGTCATCGATGCCCGCGGTATCGCGATCGATGGGCGGCCGCAACCGATGCTCAGCGATCGGGCTCCGCTCGATCGGAAACCGCCGAACCCCGTCGAACGTCCGCGAATCGACAAGCCGATCTCGACCGGCGTGCGCGTGATCGACGGCTTGCTCACCTGCGGACAAGGGCAGCGGATGGGGATCTTCGCCGGCTCGGGAGTCGGCAAGAGCGTGACGCTCGGCATGATGGCGAAGTACACGTCGGCCGATGTGAACGTGATCGCGCTGATCGGCGAACGAGGCCGAGAGTTGAACGAATTTCTTGAACGAGACCTCGGACCGCAAGGACGCGCGCGCAGCGTCGTCGTCGCGGCGACGAGCGATGAGCCGGCGCTGTTGCGCGTGCGGGCCGCCTTCGCGGCGACCGCCGTAGCGGAATGGTTTCGCGATCGCGGGAAGAACGTCCTGTTGATTATGGATTCGCTGACTCGGTTTGCCTTGGCCCAGCGCGAGATCGGTCTCGCGGCCGGCGAGCCTCCGACGACGCGCGGCTTTCCGCCCTCAGTGTTTGCGCTGTTGCCGAAGCTCGTCGAACGGGCCGGGCGCACGAAGCAAGGGAGCATCACGGCGTTCTACTCCGTGCTCGTCGAAGGGGATGATGAAAACGAACCGATCGCCGACTGCGTGCGCGGCTTGCTCGACGGCCACACTTGGCTCTCGCGCAAGATCGCTTCGCGGAATCATTATCCGGCGGTCGATGTGCTGGCGAGCTTGAGTCGGTTGATGAGCGAAGTCGCATCGCCCGAGCATCGCGACGCGGCGGGGATCGTGCGCGAGTTGATGGCTTCGTATCGCGACAACGAAGACTTGATTTCGATCGGCGCCTATCGCAAAGGCTCGAACCGGACGATCGATCTGGCGATCGAGATGCAAGAAATCATCAACACGTTTTTGAAACAAGAAGTGTCGGAGTCGTGTACGGTCGCGCAAGCGCAGCAGTTGCTCGCGCAGATCAAGCAAATTTGCCAGCAGAAGGTCAAAGCGGCGGTCGGAAACGAACCGGCCGCGGTTGGAAGTCGTTAA
- the fliJ gene encoding flagellar export protein FliJ produces MAAFKFRLQTLVRIREGARDERREQLAEVLRIDEALQAQLTDLERDRHQARREQTFGVGRVDVDRMLGMQRYEALLIAEIEHVQRQRTKVGEELERRRLALLEADREVRVLEKLREVRLAEYRAETAVAEMKVTDEAAARCVGEEFDR; encoded by the coding sequence ATGGCTGCGTTTAAGTTTCGCTTACAGACGTTGGTACGCATCCGCGAGGGAGCTCGCGACGAGCGGCGCGAGCAATTAGCCGAAGTGCTGCGCATCGACGAAGCGCTGCAGGCGCAGCTTACCGACTTAGAGCGCGACCGGCATCAAGCGCGACGAGAACAGACGTTCGGAGTCGGGCGAGTCGACGTCGATCGGATGCTCGGAATGCAGCGCTACGAAGCGCTCCTCATTGCCGAAATCGAACACGTGCAAAGGCAGCGCACGAAAGTGGGCGAAGAGTTGGAACGCCGCCGGCTGGCGCTCTTGGAAGCCGATCGCGAGGTGCGCGTGTTGGAGAAGCTGCGCGAAGTCCGCCTGGCGGAGTATCGCGCGGAGACGGCGGTAGCGGAAATGAAAGTCACCGATGAAGCGGCGGCGAGATGCGTCGGAGAGGAGTTCGATCGATGA
- a CDS encoding flagellar hook-length control protein FliK: MPFAIEPTASPALEIPAPIVSTPSSNERATGSVPSFQDHLERAGRTPDARRDEPSSSESRAERNERDDRRDAASASSDQAGERAEAERREERTDPTPRNDGDATEPQKDNAEKASKDAPPKVDGKKKHGSSDRHHEKKKGEDTTGVAVVAAAVVQEPAAKDTVSKDEVTLTEAGPEADAAAAAIAEAARAAAKETAKPTVAIAGKGRHVDPTKATATKAVVSEEDAVKAKAEQATAAAEQNATKETPEVDPAVVATAAPVVSELSSTQTPKKSDKNVKPAAATAETTVTTEAVAEVATTEAPQPTAEAKAATDAPASKPEKTEEKHDGAGKNEAASTAATFAAQLSSAVEATTSTNGATTTAVAQDAAASIDAASAATTPSAGRTDNSTGTTTKLSPDRVATNETFRAALSTETAAARATGSDVEQSGGLSTADRARFVQRVARAVRTTHERGGELQIRLSPPELGQLRLQVQMTDGTLSARIEAETPQAKQLLTENLGVLRDRLAEQNVRVERIDVELMNTGNGGSPNMQDRRNDPPQESLRRGFGTAPRGADTVDAGAADPRASGTTPTTAGRLNVVI; this comes from the coding sequence GTGCCTTTCGCCATAGAACCGACCGCATCGCCTGCCTTGGAAATCCCTGCGCCGATCGTCTCGACACCGTCGTCGAACGAGCGAGCGACGGGCTCGGTGCCGTCGTTTCAGGACCATCTCGAACGGGCCGGCCGCACGCCCGACGCACGCCGCGACGAACCGTCATCGTCGGAGTCGCGTGCCGAACGGAACGAGCGCGACGATCGTCGCGATGCAGCTTCCGCAAGTAGCGACCAAGCGGGAGAGCGCGCCGAGGCCGAGCGCCGCGAAGAACGGACGGACCCGACTCCGAGAAACGACGGAGACGCGACCGAGCCGCAGAAAGACAACGCCGAGAAAGCAAGCAAGGACGCTCCTCCGAAAGTCGACGGGAAAAAGAAGCACGGCTCGTCCGATCGACATCATGAGAAGAAGAAGGGGGAAGATACGACCGGAGTGGCCGTCGTCGCTGCGGCGGTCGTACAAGAGCCCGCGGCGAAAGATACAGTGTCGAAAGACGAAGTGACGCTGACAGAAGCGGGCCCCGAAGCAGACGCCGCCGCGGCTGCCATTGCCGAAGCGGCCCGAGCGGCAGCGAAAGAGACCGCGAAGCCGACGGTAGCGATCGCAGGTAAAGGTCGTCACGTCGATCCTACGAAAGCAACTGCTACGAAAGCGGTCGTGTCGGAAGAAGACGCAGTGAAGGCCAAGGCTGAGCAAGCAACCGCCGCAGCTGAGCAGAATGCGACGAAAGAAACGCCGGAAGTCGATCCTGCCGTCGTGGCTACGGCTGCGCCGGTCGTGTCGGAGTTGAGCAGCACGCAGACTCCGAAAAAATCCGATAAGAACGTGAAGCCGGCCGCTGCGACCGCGGAGACGACCGTAACAACGGAAGCGGTTGCCGAGGTCGCGACGACGGAAGCTCCGCAACCGACTGCCGAAGCGAAAGCCGCGACCGACGCGCCGGCGAGCAAGCCGGAGAAGACGGAAGAAAAGCACGACGGTGCCGGCAAGAACGAAGCGGCTTCGACCGCGGCGACCTTCGCCGCGCAGTTGTCGAGTGCCGTCGAGGCGACGACGTCGACCAACGGCGCAACGACGACGGCCGTCGCACAGGATGCCGCGGCAAGCATCGATGCGGCTTCTGCGGCAACGACGCCATCGGCCGGAAGGACGGACAATTCGACCGGCACGACGACGAAGCTCAGTCCCGATCGAGTGGCGACGAACGAAACGTTTCGGGCGGCGTTGTCTACCGAAACGGCTGCGGCCCGTGCGACGGGAAGCGACGTCGAGCAAAGCGGCGGCTTGTCGACCGCCGATCGCGCCAGGTTCGTGCAACGTGTGGCGCGTGCCGTGCGCACGACGCACGAGCGTGGGGGCGAGTTGCAGATTCGCTTGAGCCCGCCGGAGCTCGGCCAGTTGCGGTTGCAGGTGCAGATGACCGACGGAACCCTTTCGGCGCGGATCGAGGCGGAGACTCCGCAAGCGAAGCAACTGCTGACCGAAAACCTCGGCGTGTTGCGCGATCGGCTGGCGGAACAGAACGTACGCGTCGAGCGGATCGACGTCGAATTGATGAACACCGGCAACGGCGGCTCGCCGAACATGCAGGATCGGCGCAACGATCCTCCGCAAGAATCGCTCCGCCGCGGCTTCGGCACGGCGCCGCGCGGCGCCGACACGGTCGATGCCGGAGCGGCCGACCCGCGCGCAAGCGGTACTACGCCGACGACCGCCGGGCGGCTCAACGTCGTGATCTAA
- a CDS encoding flagellar hook-basal body complex protein → MGLSSVFNTAVTGLQASETMIDVAGNNVANSNTIGFKKSEALFSTQFLQTLGLGSAPSDGTGGTNPRQIGLGTQVQAIRPDFTQGTIAISSNPSDLALQGDGFFIVRSSSGEQLYTRNGKFELNSQSELVSAGGERLLGFGIDDNYQIQSTTLQSLTIPLGSAAVAKPTENVYLQGTLTPTGAVAEADKGEIIASRVFSDGSKGYPTTSPSTSIVNLPSTGAGAVPGTTPGSIPDGTYRYKFVYVDASGNESTASTPIGPFTVTNPTTNSVDLTLPAAPLGYTTTRIYRTDDTTSPFTYDKIADIAGTSTAYTDIAAAGTTPPLTESGLIAGASYSYYVTWYNSLTGQESRPVSSIGAQTIGADGQKIALTNIPQPPTVAPPASPEYDQVRIYRSLGDTSNQPTEQFRLTLPTGFSGTTYIDGQSDASINNDLNKINLDGPPISLTTSLKDLVYLDGSSYVHAFQPGATFQDGTFTFTGRKGDRALTAKSLAIDATTNVQDLADFMEEEMGIQAISGNEGGSITPDSRLQFIGNTGADNKLEIRLSGMQFTPTGSTSTSQVNMAYTSTQAATGQSAVADFVAYDSLGIAVNVRVTTVLESRTGTETVYRWFADSGDNDPRVGNNIAVGSGTIKFDGEGKFISASNSSVAISREHIPSTSPMEFELDFTQISGLSATKSTLSATRQDGFPPGKLTSYLIGEDGKIRGVFDNGTERDLGQIVLARFANPSGLEQRGQNLYSSAVNSGLPVTGKPGDQGIGTVVSGAVEQSNTDISKSLIDLISASTQYRGNARVITAAQQLLDELLNLRR, encoded by the coding sequence ATGGGCTTGTCTTCGGTATTCAATACGGCCGTCACCGGTTTGCAGGCGAGCGAAACGATGATCGACGTCGCAGGCAACAACGTCGCGAACTCGAACACGATCGGCTTCAAGAAGTCGGAAGCGTTGTTTTCGACGCAGTTCTTGCAGACGTTGGGGCTCGGCTCCGCACCGTCCGACGGCACCGGCGGTACGAACCCACGCCAGATCGGCCTCGGTACGCAGGTACAAGCGATTCGTCCCGACTTCACGCAAGGAACGATCGCGATCAGTTCCAATCCCTCGGACTTGGCGCTCCAGGGAGACGGGTTCTTCATCGTGCGCAGCTCGAGCGGTGAGCAACTCTATACGCGCAACGGTAAGTTCGAGTTGAACTCGCAGAGCGAGCTCGTTTCGGCAGGGGGCGAGCGCTTGCTCGGCTTCGGCATCGACGACAATTACCAAATTCAATCGACGACGCTGCAGTCGTTGACGATCCCGTTGGGTTCCGCGGCGGTCGCGAAGCCGACTGAGAACGTATATCTGCAAGGGACCTTGACGCCGACCGGAGCCGTTGCCGAGGCGGACAAGGGTGAGATCATCGCCTCGCGCGTCTTCAGCGACGGCTCGAAGGGCTACCCGACCACTTCGCCGAGCACTTCGATCGTGAATCTGCCGTCGACCGGCGCCGGCGCCGTTCCCGGCACCACTCCCGGCTCGATTCCCGACGGCACTTATCGCTACAAGTTCGTTTATGTAGACGCTAGCGGGAACGAGTCGACCGCTTCCACCCCGATCGGGCCGTTTACGGTTACCAACCCCACGACCAACTCGGTCGATCTCACGCTTCCGGCCGCGCCGTTGGGCTATACGACGACGCGTATCTACCGCACGGACGACACCACCTCGCCGTTTACTTACGACAAGATCGCGGACATCGCGGGCACGTCGACCGCTTACACCGATATCGCGGCTGCGGGCACCACGCCGCCGCTCACGGAAAGCGGCCTGATCGCCGGAGCGAGCTACAGCTACTACGTCACTTGGTACAACTCGCTCACCGGCCAAGAGAGCCGGCCGGTGTCTTCGATCGGTGCGCAAACCATCGGTGCAGATGGTCAGAAGATCGCACTGACGAACATCCCTCAACCTCCCACGGTCGCGCCGCCGGCATCTCCCGAATACGACCAGGTGCGCATCTATCGCAGCCTGGGAGACACATCGAACCAGCCGACCGAGCAATTCCGCCTCACGTTGCCGACCGGTTTCTCAGGCACGACCTATATCGACGGACAAAGCGATGCGTCGATCAACAACGATCTGAATAAGATCAATCTCGACGGACCCCCGATTTCGCTCACTACCTCGCTGAAAGACTTGGTCTATCTCGACGGCTCCAGCTACGTGCATGCGTTTCAGCCCGGCGCTACGTTTCAAGACGGCACCTTTACGTTCACGGGCCGCAAGGGAGATCGGGCGTTGACTGCCAAATCGTTGGCGATCGATGCGACGACGAACGTGCAAGACCTCGCCGACTTCATGGAAGAGGAAATGGGCATTCAGGCGATCAGCGGCAACGAAGGAGGGAGCATCACTCCCGATAGTCGACTGCAATTCATCGGCAACACGGGTGCCGACAACAAGTTGGAAATTCGTCTCTCGGGCATGCAGTTCACGCCGACCGGATCGACATCGACTTCTCAGGTGAACATGGCTTATACGTCGACGCAAGCAGCGACGGGCCAAAGCGCCGTGGCCGACTTCGTCGCTTACGACTCGCTGGGCATCGCCGTGAACGTGCGCGTGACGACCGTCTTGGAATCGCGCACCGGTACGGAAACCGTTTACCGTTGGTTCGCCGACTCCGGCGACAACGATCCGCGCGTCGGCAACAACATCGCGGTCGGTTCGGGCACGATCAAGTTCGACGGCGAAGGAAAGTTCATCTCGGCGTCCAACTCTTCCGTCGCGATCTCGCGCGAGCACATTCCTTCGACTTCGCCGATGGAATTCGAACTCGACTTCACGCAAATCTCGGGGCTTTCGGCTACGAAGAGCACCCTCTCGGCCACGCGCCAAGATGGTTTCCCGCCCGGCAAGTTGACCAGCTATTTGATCGGTGAAGACGGCAAGATTCGCGGCGTGTTCGACAACGGAACCGAACGGGATCTGGGCCAGATCGTGTTGGCTCGCTTCGCCAATCCGTCGGGCCTCGAACAACGGGGTCAGAATCTCTACAGCTCCGCGGTCAACTCCGGGTTGCCGGTTACTGGCAAGCCGGGCGATCAAGGAATCGGCACCGTCGTGTCGGGCGCGGTCGAGCAATCGAATACCGACATCAGCAAGAGCCTCATCGACCTGATCTCGGCATCGACGCAGTATCGGGGCAACGCGCGCGTCATCACGGCTGCGCAACAGCTGCTCGACGAACTTCTGAACTTGCGCCGGTAG
- a CDS encoding flagellar FlbD family protein — protein sequence MIKVTNLSGEPFLLNAELIRYVEARPDTFITLLQGERIVVRETMDEVLHLTLDYQRSKHFVPLRRHAAASATGEFELPPLFDEAAA from the coding sequence ATGATCAAAGTGACGAACCTCAGCGGCGAACCGTTTTTGCTCAATGCGGAACTGATCCGCTACGTCGAAGCTCGGCCCGACACGTTCATTACCTTGTTGCAGGGAGAGCGCATCGTCGTGCGCGAAACGATGGACGAAGTGTTGCATCTGACGCTCGACTATCAACGCTCGAAGCATTTCGTGCCGCTGCGTCGACACGCCGCCGCTTCCGCGACCGGCGAGTTCGAACTGCCGCCCCTGTTCGATGAGGCGGCCGCTTGA
- a CDS encoding motility protein A — translation MDIASILGVVTALAAMVYAVLAGGGSAGAFIDYPSLACVGGGSIAALLMCYPLKNVMTIGKVYKVVFVNQLPDVPAVIETLVSLSETARREGLLALENKIGSLKDPFIVLGIQMAVDGTRPEIIEEVLRTEIESKAMRHSVGKGLIDQLGKYGPAFGMIGTLLGLVIMLGNMSDPNSIGPGMAVALLTTLYGALLANAICLPFAEKLNFLNKQELLAMEIVLKGIMAIQSGDNPRVIQQKLNMYLPPKARTRGFKAA, via the coding sequence ATCGACATCGCGTCGATCCTCGGCGTCGTCACCGCTTTGGCGGCGATGGTCTATGCGGTGCTTGCCGGCGGCGGCAGCGCGGGGGCGTTTATCGACTATCCCTCGTTGGCTTGCGTCGGCGGCGGCAGCATCGCTGCGCTCTTGATGTGTTATCCGCTGAAGAACGTAATGACGATCGGTAAGGTTTATAAAGTCGTCTTCGTCAATCAGTTGCCCGACGTTCCGGCTGTGATCGAGACGCTCGTGTCGCTGTCCGAAACGGCGCGTCGCGAAGGGTTGCTCGCGCTGGAGAATAAGATCGGCAGTCTGAAGGATCCGTTTATCGTGCTCGGTATTCAAATGGCGGTCGACGGCACTCGGCCCGAGATCATCGAAGAGGTGCTGCGAACGGAAATCGAATCGAAGGCGATGCGCCATAGCGTCGGCAAGGGGCTGATCGATCAGCTCGGAAAGTACGGTCCGGCGTTCGGAATGATCGGCACGCTGTTGGGGCTCGTGATCATGCTCGGCAATATGTCCGATCCGAATTCGATCGGGCCGGGAATGGCCGTGGCCTTGCTGACGACGCTCTACGGTGCGCTCTTGGCGAATGCGATCTGTCTGCCGTTTGCCGAAAAGCTCAACTTTCTCAACAAGCAAGAATTGCTGGCGATGGAGATCGTGCTGAAGGGAATCATGGCGATCCAGTCGGGCGACAACCCGCGCGTCATCCAGCAGAAGCTCAATATGTATTTGCCGCCGAAGGCCCGAACCCGCGGCTTCAAAGCGGCGTGA
- a CDS encoding OmpA family protein: MAFQEDPPASLPDWFVTYGDMMSLLLTFFIMLVSMSELKTDSRVLSAVDALQKQFGNDKENVPGAARQRGAKVEAPLGPNALVQGLRPGRQVMAGGTILFDENVVAPTDDEVAKLRLIAEQFQGKAQMIEIRGHTSRRPLPKDSQLTDHWDLAFARCREVQTRLEGMGIDPKRIRLSLSAGNEPVYSGDDYLRRKANSRVEAFLLNEYASDYENADGAAPSDVKP, from the coding sequence ATGGCGTTTCAAGAAGACCCGCCGGCAAGCTTGCCCGATTGGTTCGTCACCTACGGCGACATGATGTCGCTCTTGCTGACGTTCTTCATCATGCTCGTTTCGATGAGCGAACTGAAAACCGATAGCCGCGTATTGTCGGCCGTCGATGCGCTGCAGAAGCAATTCGGCAACGACAAGGAAAACGTACCGGGTGCCGCACGCCAAAGGGGCGCGAAAGTCGAAGCACCGCTCGGCCCGAACGCACTCGTGCAAGGTCTGCGACCGGGTCGGCAAGTGATGGCCGGCGGCACGATTCTGTTCGACGAAAACGTCGTCGCGCCGACGGACGACGAGGTTGCGAAGTTGCGGCTCATTGCCGAGCAGTTTCAAGGCAAAGCGCAGATGATCGAGATCCGCGGCCACACCTCGCGCCGGCCGTTGCCCAAAGACTCGCAGTTGACCGACCATTGGGATTTGGCCTTCGCCCGCTGTCGGGAAGTGCAGACCCGGCTCGAAGGGATGGGCATCGACCCGAAACGGATCCGGCTCTCGCTTTCGGCCGGAAACGAGCCGGTTTACAGCGGCGACGACTACTTGCGCCGCAAAGCCAACTCGCGCGTCGAGGCGTTTCTATTGAACGAATATGCCAGTGATTACGAAAATGCCGACGGCGCAGCCCCCAGCGACGTCAAACCCTAA
- a CDS encoding flagellar basal body-associated FliL family protein: MAAPHEKEAAHAGPAKVGLLSKLLPALIVIAVVTGEGVAAFMLMPSVEQNAKAAQEALAAKPPEPEHNAHDAELSEVDLEPFKITSFQPASSITLRVEFHLFGMVPADKAEAFKTLYEAKKNRVRDNVNGIIRSAEMNDLTDPGLGLIKRKILETTNKALGKPLLEGVMFSEFTFLEQ, translated from the coding sequence ATGGCAGCTCCTCACGAAAAAGAAGCGGCGCATGCAGGTCCGGCGAAGGTCGGTCTGCTTTCCAAACTGTTGCCGGCATTGATAGTCATCGCCGTCGTGACGGGCGAAGGGGTCGCCGCGTTCATGTTGATGCCGTCGGTCGAGCAAAATGCGAAGGCCGCGCAGGAAGCTCTCGCCGCGAAGCCTCCGGAGCCCGAGCACAACGCCCACGACGCCGAGCTTTCGGAAGTCGATTTGGAGCCATTTAAGATCACGTCGTTTCAGCCGGCATCGAGCATTACGTTGCGCGTCGAGTTCCATCTGTTCGGGATGGTGCCGGCAGACAAAGCCGAAGCGTTTAAGACGTTGTATGAAGCGAAGAAAAATCGGGTGCGCGACAACGTCAACGGCATCATTCGCAGCGCCGAAATGAACGACCTCACCGACCCGGGGTTGGGCTTGATCAAACGGAAGATATTAGAGACAACTAACAAGGCGCTCGGAAAGCCGTTGCTCGAAGGAGTGATGTTCTCCGAGTTCACGTTCTTAGAACAGTAG